The nucleotide sequence AGCGCTCCCCGGAGGTGGAGTCGGCCCGTCGGACAGTCGGCGCCGAACGCGCCCTGGTTCTGGAGGAGTTCAACGACACCGGCCGTGAGCTGCCGGTCACCGCACTCGTCGCGCCCTTCGAGGAGCAGGTCCGGCGCACCCCGGACGCGACGGCCCTGGTCTTCGGCACCGAGACACTGACGTACGCCGAGTTCAACGCCCGCGCCAACCGGCTGGCCCACCACCTTGCCGCCCTCGGCGTCCGCCCCGGCACTCCGGTCGCCGTCGCCGTGCCCCGCTCCCTGGAACTCCTGGTCACCCTGGTCGCCGTGGTGAAGGCGGGCGGCGCCTATCTGCCGCTGGACCCCGACTACCCGGCCGACCGGCTCGCCTACATGCTGGAGCACACGGGCCCGGCCTGCGTGGTCGCGGACACCGCCGGGCGGGTGCCGGTACCGGAGGGCATCACCGTCGTCGCACTCGACGAGGACGGGCCCGCCGTGGACGGCCGCCCGGCCACCGATCCCGCGCCGCCGGTCACCCCCGGCCACCCGGCGTACATCATCTTCACCTCGGGCTCCACCGGCCGCCCCAAGGGTGTCGTCGTCCCGCACTCGGCGATCGACAACCGGCTGCGGTGGATGCAGGCGGAGTACCCGCTCACCGCCGGCGACCGGGTGCTGCAGAAGACGCCGTCCGGGTTCGACGTGTCCGTGTGGGAGTTCTTCTGGGCGCTGCGGGAAGGGGCGGCGATCGTCATCGCGGAGCCCGGCGGTCACAAGGACCCGGCGTATCTCGCGCGGACGATCCGCGAACAGTCCGTGACCACCTGCCACTTCGTGCCGTCGATGCTCCAGGTGTTCCTCGCCGAGCCCGAGGCCGCCGGATGCACCGGCCTGCGTCAGGTGTTCTGCTCCGGCGAGGCACTGCCGCGCGAGGCGGTGCGGGAGTTCGGGCGGCTGCTGCCGGGCGTGGAACTGCACAACCTGTACGGGCCGACCGAGGCCGCCGTCGACGTGACGTACCACCCCTGCGACACCGGCGCGGACGGGCCCGTACCCATCGGGAAGCCCGTGTGGAACACCCGGCTGTACGTCCTCGACGCCGGGCTGCGGCCCTGCGGGGTCGGCGAGTCCGGAGAGCTGTACCTCGCGGGCGCCCAGCTGGCCAGCGCCTACCTGGGGCGGCCGGAGATCACCGCCGACCGGTTCCTGGCCGACCCCTACGGGCCGGCGGGGGAGCGGATGTACCGCACCGGCGACCTCGCGCGGTGGACGGCGGACGGCGAGGTCGAGTACCTCGGGCGCACCGACCACCAGATCAAGCTGCGCGGGCTGCGCATCGAGCTCGGCGAGATCGAGTCCGTGCTGCTGGCCCACCCTGCCGTACGGCAGGCCGCGGTCGTCGCCCACGAGGGCCGGCAGCTGGTCGCCTATCTGGTGGCGGACGGGGGCCCTGCCGTCGAGCCGCGGGCCCCGGGCGCCGAAGGAGTGACGGCCGACGGGCTGAAGGCCCTGGCCGCCGAGCGGCTGCCCGAGTTCATGGTCCCGGCCGCCTTCGTGTTCCTGGACGCGCTGCCCCTCTCGCCCAACGGCAAGCTCGACCGCAAGGCGCTGCCCGCACCGGTCTTCGACGGCGGGGAGTACCGGGAGCCGGAGGGCGAGCGGGAGCGGATCCTCGCCGAGGTGTACGCCGAGGTGCTGGGCCTCGACCGGGTCGGCGCCGACGACGACTTCCTCACGATCGGCGGTGACTCGCTCCGCTCGGTCAGGGTGGTGGCTCTGGCCCGTACCCGGGGTCTGGAGATCACCCAGCGGCAGCTGCTCACGCACCGGACCGTGGCCCGGCTCGCCCCGCACGCGGGCACGCCCACCGAGACGTACGGGGACGTGTCCGGGCCGCTGGTCTCCCTGGGCGACGAGGACCTGGCGGCCTTCCGTGAGCGCCACCCGAACCTGTCCGACGTGTGGCCGCTGACCCCGATGCAGTCCGGGATGCTGTTCGAGTCGATGCTCAGCGACAGTGGCTACGACGCGTACCGCATGCAGTCCGTGTTCACGTTCGCCGGCCGCGTCGACCCCGGGCGGATGCGGGCCGCCGGACAGGCCCTCCTCGACCGCCACTCCGCCCTGCGCGCGGCCTTCGCCCCCGACACGTCCGGCGATCTGGTCCAGCTGGTGGTGGACGGCGTCGAACTCCCCTGGCGGGAGCTGGACTTCAGGACCCTGGTGCCCGAGGAGCGGGAGGCGGCCTTCGAGCGCTTCCTCGCCGGGGACCAGACCGAGCCCTTCGACCTCGCCACCCCGCCGCTGCTGCGTATGACGCTCGTCCGGCTGGGCGCCGAGCGGGCCGCGCTCGTCCTCACCCTGCACCACGCCCTGCTCGACGGCTGGTCCGAGCCGGTCCTCGCCCAGGACCTGCTCCGCCTCTACGCGACCGGGGGCGACCCCGCGTCCGTCCCGCCGGTCCGCGGTTTCCGCGACCACCTCGCGTGGCTGGCCCGGCGGGACGAGCGGAGCGCGGCCGAGGCCTGGGCCGCCGAACTGGCCGGCGTGGACCGTCCCACGCTGCTGGGCGGCACGGCGGTCGCCCGCGACGAGGTGTCCGGCTCCGAGGCCGGCACGACGGACGTGCCGCTGACGGACGAGGAGGCCGAGCGGCTCGTGCGGCGGGCCGCCGAACTGGGCGTCACCCTCAACACGCTCGTGCAGGGCGCCTGGGCCGTCGTCCTCGGCAGGCTCACCGGACGCGACGACGTGCTGTTCGGCGCCACCGTCTCCGGCCGGCCGCCGGGGCTGCCCGGGGTCGAGTCGATGGTCGGGCTGTTCATCAACACCCTGCCGGTACGCGTGCGGTACAACCCCGAGGACGGCCTCGGCGCGCTGCTGACCGGTCTCCAGGAGCGGCAGACCGAGCTGCTCGACCACCACCACCAGCCCCTGAGCGGCCTGTACGAGGCCACCGGCCTGGGCGTTCTCTTCGACACCCTGCTCGTCTACCAGGCGTTCCCCGTCGACGAGTCCGGTCTCGCCGAGGCCTCCGCCGACGCCCGCCTGACCCTCGCCGGGACGCGCTCGCTCGGCGGCTCCAACTATCCGCTGACCCTGATCGCCGAGACCGACCCGCGGCTGCGGCTGACGTTCCAGTACCGGCGTGGTGTCTTCGACGAGGACACCGCCGACCGGGTCGCCACCGGCCTGCGCACGGTGCTGCTGGCGCTGGCCGTCGACCCGGAGCGGCCGGTGGGCACGCTGGACCTCGGCGCACCGGTCGTCGCCGCGGCGGAGACGACCGTGCCGCATCCGGCGGTGCCCACCGGGGACGGCGCCCCGCCCACCACGGGACAACAGGCCCTGTGCGCCCTGTTCGGGGACGTCCTCGGCGTCGAGCCCGACCGGATCGGCGTCCACGACAACTTCTTCAACCTGGGCGTGACCTCGCTGCTGGCGACCCGCCTCAAGAGCCGCATCCGCAAGCAGCTCGGCGCCGAGGTCTCCATCAAGACGATCTTCTCCAGCCCCACGGTCGCCCAACTCGCCGACCACATCGCCGCCGCCCCCGCCTCACCCGCCGCACCCGGATCCGCCGGATCCCCCGCGTCCAGCCCGAGCAGGCCCCGTCTGCGCAGAATGAACAAGGAGTAGTCCGAAGTGATCCCGTTGTCGTTTGCCCAGCGTCGGCTCTGGTTCATCGACCGCTTCGAGGGCCCCTCTGCCACCTACAACGTGCCCCTCGCCCTGCACCTCACGGGCGAGCTGGACACGCGCGCGCTCGCCGCCTCGATCCGCGACGTGGTGGGCCGGCACGAGAGTCTGCGCACGATCCTCTACGACGAGGACGGCGTCCCCTACCAGCGAATACTTCCGCCGGAGGAGGTCCGGCCCGACATCCCCGTCGTGGACGTCGAGCCCGGGCGGCTCTCCGAAGCGGTCGCCGAGGCCGTCTCGTACACCTTCGACCTGTACGCCGAGATCCCCGTCCGCGCCCGCATCCTGCGCCAGGCCCCGGACCGGCACGTCCTGCTGCTGCTCTTCCACCACATCGCCGCCGACGGCGAGTCGGGCGCCCCGCTGCTGCGGGACCTCGGCCTCGCCTACACGGCCCGCCGGGCGGGCCGGGCACCGGAGTTCCCCGAGCTTCCGGTGCAGTACACCGACTACGTGCTCTGGCAGCGCGAGCTGCTCGGCGACGAGAACGACCCCGACAGCCTGGTGTCCCGGCAACTCGCGCACTGGGAGGCCGAACTGGCCGGGATGGCGCAGCCGCTGCAGCTGCCCGTCGACCGCACCCGCCCCTCGGTGGCCAGCCACCGGGGTGACACGGTCGAGTTCGCGCTGGAGCCCGAACTCCTCGCCCAGGTCGAGGAGCTGGCGACCGAGCGCGGCCTGAGCGTGTCGATGGTGCTCCAGTCCGTCCTGGCGGTCCTGCTGCAGCAGCTCGGCGGCGGCGACGACATCCCGATCGGCTCCCCGATCGCCGGCCGCGACGACGAGGACCTCGCGGACCTGGTCGGCTTCTTCGTCAACACCTGGGTGCTGCGCGTCGGTCTGGACGGCAACCCCACCTTCGAGGACGTCCTGGAGCAGGTCCGCGAGCGGGCCCTGAACGCCTACGACAACCAGGACGCCCCCTTCGAGATGCTGGTGGACCGGCTCAGCCCCGAGCGCTCCACCGCCTACAACCCGCTGTTCCAGGTCCTGTTCGCCTGGCAGAACATCACCCGTCCCGAGCTGGACCTGCCCGGCCTCGAAGCCCGCCTCGACTTCGAGCAGCTCGACACGAAGACCTCCAAGTTCGACCTGGAGTTCAACATCGCCCGGCACCACGACGGGCAGGGCGCTCGCGGCACCATCGAGTACGCCCTCGACCTGTTCGACCGGACCACCGCCGAATCCATCGGCGCCCGCTTCGTCCGCGTCCTGCGGCAGCTGATGGCGAACCCGGCCCTGCCGGTCGGCGCCGTCGACACCCTCGACCCGGCCGAGCGCCGGCGCTTCCTCGTCGAGATGAACGCCACCGCCGAGCAGACCCCCATGGTCACCCTGGCCCGGCTGGTCGAGGAGCAGGTCGCCCTCAGCCCCGACGCCGAGGCGGTCGTGTACGAGGGCATTTCCCTGACGTACGGCGAACTCAACGCCCGCGCCAACCGGCTGGCCCACGTCCTCGTCGACCGCGGCGTCGGCCCGGAGAGCGTCGTCGCCGTGTCCCTGCCCCGCTCCCACGACCTGGTCGTGACCCTGCTCGCGGTGCTGAAGGCGGGCGGCGCCTATCTGCCGATCGACCCCAAGTACCCGAGCCACCGCCTGGAGTACATCCTCGGCGAGGCCCGGCCGCGGCTGGTCGTGACGGACTCCGACACGGTCTCCGTGCTGCCGGCGACGGACACACCGCGGCTGTACGTCGACGAGCTCGACCTCACCGGGCGGCCGGCGGAGAACCCCGACGTCGGCGCGCACCCGCACAACCTCGCGTACGTCATGTACACCTCGGGCTCGACGGGCACCCCGAAGGGCGTCGCCCTCTCCCACCACACCATCGTCAACGGGGTGCTCCAGCTCGCCGACCGCGTCGACCTGGGCAAGGACTCGCGGACCCTCGCGGGCACCTCCGTCAACTTCGACGTGTCGGTCTTCGAGATCTTCACCACGCTCACCCACGGCGGCACGGTCGAGATCGTCCGGGACGTCCTCGTCCTCGGCGAGCGCGCGGCCCGGGGCGAGAGCTGGAACGGCACCCTCATCAGCACCGTCCCGTCCGTCTTCGCCGAGCTGATGGACCAGATCGCGGGCACGACGCGTGTCGAGACGCTCGTCTTCGCCGGCGAGGCCCTGCCCTCGACGCTGGCCGCACGGGTGCGCGAGGCGTTCCCGGGTGTGCGGGTCGTCAACGCGTACGGCCAGACCGAGAGCTTCTACGCCACCGCGTTCGCCATCGACGAGACCCGGCGGTGGCACGGCGAGGGCAGCGCGCCCATCGGCACCCCGCTGGGCAACATGCGCGTCTACGTCCTCGGCCCCGGCCTGACCCCGGTACCGCAGGGCGTGGCGGGCGAGCTGTACGTCGCCGGCAACGTGGCGCGCGGCTACCACGGGCGCGCCGAGCTGACCGCCGACCGGTTCGTCGCCGACCCGTACGGGCCCGCCGGGTCCCGCATGTACCGCACGGGCGACCTCGCGCGGTGGAACGCCGAGGGCCGGCTGGAGTACCTCGGCCGCGGCGACACCCAGGTCAAGGTCCGCGGCTTCCGTATCGAGCCCGGCGAGGTCGAGGCCGCGCTGACCGCCCACCCCGGCATCGCGCAGGCCGCGGTCGTGGCCCGCCCGCACGGCACCACCAAGCAGCTCGTCGGGTACGTCGTGCCCGCCTACAGCAGCGACTCCACCAGCACCGACCTCAGGGCCGGCGTCGAGACCGCCGAGCTGCGCGCGTTCGTGGGCCGGCGGCTGCCCGACTTCATGGTCCCGTCCGCCTTCGTCGTCCTCGACCGGCTGCCGCTCGCCCCGAACGGCAAGCTCGACCGCAGGGCGCTGCCCGAACCGGAGTTCACCGGCGGCGCGTACCGGGCGCCCGGCAACGAGCGCGAGCGGATCCTCGCCGAGGTCTACGCCGAGGTGCTCGGTCTGGAACGGGTCGGTGTCGACGACGACTTCTTCGCCGTCGGCGGCGACTCCATCCGCTCCATCCAGGTCGTCTCCCGCGCCCGCGCCCAGGGCGTCGAGGTCACACCCCGGCAGATCTTCGAACGGCGTACGGCGGCTGAGCTGGCGTCCGTCGTCTCCGAGCGGGCGGCGGCCTCCGTCGTCCTGGAGGAGTACGAGGGCGGCGGCACCGGCGAGTTCCCGCTGCTGCCGATCGCCGAGTACATGCTCGAACTCGGCGGCTCCCACAACCGGTTCTCGATGGCCGTACTGGCCGAGCTGCCGGTCGGCATCGACCGCGCCGGGCTCGTCGCCACGCTGAACGCCGTCCTCGACCGGCACGACGTGCTGCGGTCACGGCTCGACGGCCACCGCCTCGCGGTGAGTGCGCCGGGGTCGCTGGACGCGGGCCCGCTGGTGCGCCGGGTCGGGTACGACGGGGAGTGGGACGAGGCCCGCGACGCGCGGGTGGCCGCCGAACTCGACGCGGCGACCGGGCGATTGGACCCGGCCGCCGGGGTCATGGCGCAGTTCGTGTGGTTCGACCCGGCCGACCCCGAGGTCCCCGGGCGCCTCGTCATCGCCCTGCACCACCTGGTCGTC is from Streptomyces sp. NBC_01314 and encodes:
- a CDS encoding amino acid adenylation domain-containing protein encodes the protein MTGQQRSPEVESARRTVGAERALVLEEFNDTGRELPVTALVAPFEEQVRRTPDATALVFGTETLTYAEFNARANRLAHHLAALGVRPGTPVAVAVPRSLELLVTLVAVVKAGGAYLPLDPDYPADRLAYMLEHTGPACVVADTAGRVPVPEGITVVALDEDGPAVDGRPATDPAPPVTPGHPAYIIFTSGSTGRPKGVVVPHSAIDNRLRWMQAEYPLTAGDRVLQKTPSGFDVSVWEFFWALREGAAIVIAEPGGHKDPAYLARTIREQSVTTCHFVPSMLQVFLAEPEAAGCTGLRQVFCSGEALPREAVREFGRLLPGVELHNLYGPTEAAVDVTYHPCDTGADGPVPIGKPVWNTRLYVLDAGLRPCGVGESGELYLAGAQLASAYLGRPEITADRFLADPYGPAGERMYRTGDLARWTADGEVEYLGRTDHQIKLRGLRIELGEIESVLLAHPAVRQAAVVAHEGRQLVAYLVADGGPAVEPRAPGAEGVTADGLKALAAERLPEFMVPAAFVFLDALPLSPNGKLDRKALPAPVFDGGEYREPEGERERILAEVYAEVLGLDRVGADDDFLTIGGDSLRSVRVVALARTRGLEITQRQLLTHRTVARLAPHAGTPTETYGDVSGPLVSLGDEDLAAFRERHPNLSDVWPLTPMQSGMLFESMLSDSGYDAYRMQSVFTFAGRVDPGRMRAAGQALLDRHSALRAAFAPDTSGDLVQLVVDGVELPWRELDFRTLVPEEREAAFERFLAGDQTEPFDLATPPLLRMTLVRLGAERAALVLTLHHALLDGWSEPVLAQDLLRLYATGGDPASVPPVRGFRDHLAWLARRDERSAAEAWAAELAGVDRPTLLGGTAVARDEVSGSEAGTTDVPLTDEEAERLVRRAAELGVTLNTLVQGAWAVVLGRLTGRDDVLFGATVSGRPPGLPGVESMVGLFINTLPVRVRYNPEDGLGALLTGLQERQTELLDHHHQPLSGLYEATGLGVLFDTLLVYQAFPVDESGLAEASADARLTLAGTRSLGGSNYPLTLIAETDPRLRLTFQYRRGVFDEDTADRVATGLRTVLLALAVDPERPVGTLDLGAPVVAAAETTVPHPAVPTGDGAPPTTGQQALCALFGDVLGVEPDRIGVHDNFFNLGVTSLLATRLKSRIRKQLGAEVSIKTIFSSPTVAQLADHIAAAPASPAAPGSAGSPASSPSRPRLRRMNKE